The following are encoded in a window of Pecten maximus chromosome 17, xPecMax1.1, whole genome shotgun sequence genomic DNA:
- the LOC117315958 gene encoding zinc finger protein 723-like, translated as MEESETKCESNIVDKIPAEDPSVYNIYRRIKSEWDQWKHPYNGGGQDMSATVTRPLDVDPNVAVNLMHQDVSNTPATCDTPNIPATLTQQLDGGRNIHLNLTHPFVGNPATFPANLTHPQDRINLNIQTKLTQNQCDKQSSIPSANMPHCHFGNSNAAATENGFPLNCNTPVNTDFQSCAIKEEGIGSESDGSENVPETGLEDEVQSSSERTDETNTNPDSSQSSAKPHKCELCDKRYRTKGLLATHFRVHTGEKPYSCPLCPSRFTTKGSLKNHNLRVHKLKLYTCEVCGKGFNLPGSYHEHLCAHKGEKPYTCEVCGKKFSRLIHIQTHSRTHTGERPHECDICGKRFSHSCDFTKTPSYTYRGTSIQV; from the exons ATGGAAGAATCAGAAACAAAATGTGAATCAAATATCGTTGATAAAATTCCTGCAGAGGATCCGAGTGTCTACAATATTTATCGTCGAATTAAATCTGAGTGGGACCAATGGAAGCATCCTTACAATGGTGGAGGCCAAGACATGTCTGCAACAGTGACGCGTCCGTTAGATGTAGATCCCAACGTCGCAGTAAATCTGATGCATCAGGATGTTTCAAACACCCCAGCCACGTGTGATACTCCAAACATTCCAGCAACACTGACACAACAGCTTGATGGCGGTCGAAACATCCATTTGAATTTGACTCATCCTTTTGTCGGAAATCCTGCAACCTTCCCTGCGAATTTGACACATCCGCAAGATAGAATTAATCTAAATATCCAAACAAAATTGACACAGAATCAATGTGATAAACAATCAAGCATCCCTTCTGCAAACATGCCACATTGTCATTTTGGAAATTCAAATGCGGCAGCAACAGAGAATGGCTTCCCTTTAAACTGTAATACTCCAGTTAATACAGATTTCCAGAGCTGTGCAATCAAAGAGGAGGGCATTGGTTCTGAGAGTGATGGATCAGAAAATGTTCCAGAAACTGGATTAGAGGatg aggTCCAGAGTAGTAGTGAAAGGACAGATGAGACAAACACCAACCCAGACAGTAGCCAATCTTCTGCCAAGCCTCACAAATGTGAACTCTGCGATAAACGTTATCGTACAAAAGGATTGCTAGCGACACATTTCCGAGTACACACCGGGGAGAAGCCGTATTCTTGTCCTCTGTGCCCCAGTAGGTTTACCACAAAAGGAAGTTTAAAAAATCACAACCTGAGAGTACACAAGCTGAAGCTGTATACGTGTGAGGTGTGTGGTAAGGGTTTCAACCTACCCGGATCCTACCACGAACATCTTTGTGCTCATAAGGGAGAAAAGCCTTATACGTGTGAAGTTTGTGGGAAGAAATTCAGCCGATTGATTCATATTCAGACCCACAGCAGGACACACACAGGTGAACGGCCGCATGAGTGTGATATTTGTGGTAAAAGATTTAGTCACTCCTGCGACTTTACAAAGACACCATCGTATACATACAGGGGAACGTCCATACAAGTGTAA
- the LOC117315314 gene encoding LOW QUALITY PROTEIN: zinc finger protein 525-like (The sequence of the model RefSeq protein was modified relative to this genomic sequence to represent the inferred CDS: deleted 2 bases in 1 codon) yields the protein MCLFCGKEFKVRQAVQVHTRIHTGERPFECETCGERFRVNLSLQRHLGIHTGEKPFKCDLWSLKWNKQEHMKIHTGEKPFKCDVCGDLFRVKERLHVHLIKHTGERPYRCKLCGNKFKVKWSLQEHMRIHTGEKSFKCEYCEEVFGVKQSLQRHTRIDTGEKPYKCDFCNEEFRIRQSLQRHMLIHTGEKLYRCDVCGKEFNMKWSLKEHSWKHTGQKPYSCGICGNMFSAKRSLKLHLRMHNSSINT from the exons ATGTGTCTGTTCTGTGGGAAGGAATTCAAAGTCCGACAAGCTGTACAAGTTCATACAAGGATTCACACAGGTGAAAGACCGTTTGAATGTGAAACCTGCGGAGAAAGATTCCGAGTGAATTTGAGTTTGCAGAGGCATCTTGGAATACACACTGGAGAAAAACCGTTCAAGTGTGA TTTGTGGTCTCTGAAGTGGAACAAACAGGAACACATGAAAATTCATACTGGTGAGAAACCCTTCAAATGTGATGTGTGTGGCGATTTATTTCGAGTGAAGGAACGACTTCATGTGCATTTGATCAAGCATACCGGAGAGCGACCTTACAGGTGTAAATTGTGTGGTAataaattcaaggtcaaatggagTCTTCAGGAGCATATGAGAATTCACACAGGcgaaaaatcatttaaatgtgAATATTGCGAGGAAGTGTTCGGTGTAAAACAAAGTCTACAAAGGCACACTAGAATCGACACAGGCGAAAAACCATATAAATGTGATTTCTGTAATGAAGAATTTCGGATTAGGCAGAGTCTGCAGCGACACATGCTTATACACACCGGGGAGAAGCTTTATAgatgtgatgtttgtggtaaGGAATTCAACATGAAATGGAGCCTGAAGGAACATTCGTGGAAACACACCGGGCAAAAACCATATAGCTGTGGTATTTGTGGAAACATGTTTTCTGCAAAACGGagtttaaaattacatttaagAATGCATAACTCCAGTATAAATACATaa